A portion of the Tindallia magadiensis genome contains these proteins:
- a CDS encoding glycosyltransferase, whose protein sequence is MRIAFLNPQGNFDAKDSYWTEHPDFGGQLVYVKELANALRKKGHEVDIFTRMIIDPKWPEFEAKEEIYPDTGVRIVRIPFGGDAFLRKELLWPFLTEYVQGIIKFFCNTNDWPDFITTHYGDGGIAGVMLNEITGIPFSFTAHSLGAQKMDKVGITESKFDELLQRYSFATRIHAERLAMKEASVRFVSTLQEKTKQYQHGLYGDLFEKENKKFIVAPPGVNQSYFYYEEENFEKVNKTRSRDLSEHRWDLPFIISSSRLDPKKNVSGLIMAFASNPELQARANLLIAVRGAENPYNDFSELKEEEQLEMKKILDMIQCYHLKGKVAFIQLFSQKELASCYRTLASNRGIFCLTSLYEPFGLATIEAMACGLPVVVTSNGGGWEILKEDSESFGVLVDPESSIQISESLLGIVKDAEKWRYFHEQGLKRVRERFTWRSTADTYEEVISDNLINKEKIKGIRQQSKTNDKRIDLTHYQSWLQHPKKEMENFIKNYYVDRKEGDG, encoded by the coding sequence ATGCGAATAGCTTTTTTAAATCCACAAGGTAACTTTGATGCTAAGGATAGCTACTGGACAGAGCATCCAGACTTTGGTGGGCAATTGGTATATGTAAAAGAACTTGCAAATGCTTTAAGGAAAAAGGGACATGAGGTTGATATATTTACAAGAATGATCATAGACCCTAAATGGCCGGAATTTGAAGCAAAAGAAGAAATCTACCCAGATACAGGAGTACGTATCGTTCGAATACCTTTCGGAGGAGATGCTTTTTTGCGAAAAGAGCTACTTTGGCCATTTTTGACAGAATATGTCCAGGGCATTATTAAATTCTTTTGTAATACGAATGACTGGCCAGATTTTATTACTACTCATTATGGAGATGGTGGTATTGCAGGGGTAATGCTAAACGAAATAACGGGTATACCGTTTTCGTTTACAGCGCATTCACTTGGCGCACAGAAAATGGATAAAGTGGGGATAACAGAATCTAAGTTTGATGAGTTACTCCAACGTTATTCTTTTGCAACCCGCATTCATGCCGAACGTTTGGCAATGAAGGAAGCATCAGTTCGTTTTGTTAGCACTTTGCAGGAAAAAACAAAACAGTATCAGCATGGATTATATGGTGATCTATTTGAAAAAGAAAATAAAAAATTTATAGTAGCTCCTCCAGGAGTAAATCAAAGCTATTTCTATTATGAAGAAGAAAATTTTGAAAAGGTGAACAAAACCAGATCCAGGGACTTAAGTGAACATCGTTGGGACCTACCTTTTATTATTTCTTCAAGCCGACTAGATCCTAAAAAGAACGTTAGTGGATTGATAATGGCTTTTGCAAGTAATCCTGAGCTACAAGCAAGGGCGAATTTATTAATCGCTGTGAGGGGGGCTGAAAATCCTTATAATGATTTTAGTGAATTAAAAGAAGAAGAGCAATTAGAGATGAAAAAAATACTTGATATGATTCAATGTTATCACTTGAAAGGTAAAGTAGCTTTTATCCAGTTGTTTAGTCAGAAAGAACTAGCTTCTTGTTACAGAACGTTGGCAAGTAACCGTGGTATTTTTTGTTTAACTTCATTATATGAACCTTTTGGACTTGCGACTATTGAAGCGATGGCTTGTGGATTACCTGTCGTTGTGACGTCGAATGGAGGAGGGTGGGAAATTCTCAAAGAAGATTCAGAATCATTTGGAGTATTGGTAGATCCGGAAAGTTCTATCCAAATATCTGAAAGCCTTCTAGGTATAGTTAAAGATGCTGAAAAATGGAGATACTTTCATGAGCAAGGACTTAAAAGGGTGAGAGAGCGTTTTACTTGGCGATCAACAGCTGATACTTACGAAGAAGTTATTTCAGATAATCTAATCAACAAAGAAAAGATTAAAGGAATAAGACAGCAAAGTAAAACCAATGACAAAAGAATAGATCTTACTCACTACCAATCATGGCTTCAGCATCCCAAAAAGGAAATGGAAAATTTCATTAAGAACTACTATGTGGATAGAAAGGAGGGAGATGGTTGA